A portion of the Apus apus isolate bApuApu2 chromosome 3, bApuApu2.pri.cur, whole genome shotgun sequence genome contains these proteins:
- the ARV1 gene encoding protein ARV1 isoform X3 produces MLFFLFTLLNLQTNSLLEKKSCQKPVDKYIEYDPVIILINAVLCKAQAYRHILFNTKINIHGKLYIFCLLCEAYVRWLQLQDSSQNVDPDDLIRYAKEWDFYRMFGIASLEQTSFLVGIFITLWWMRPELLKTKSEFILLLKALLLSSYGKLLLIPAVIWEHDYTPLCLAFIKVFVLISNSQAIRVTLNLNRMFPWLAIFFGLFLENGVVCLFQKMGLDV; encoded by the exons AAATCCTGCCAGAAACCTGTGGACAAATATATTGAGTATGATCCTGTTATCATATTGATTAATGCTGTTTTATGCAAAGCACAAGCATACAGGCACATTCTTTTCAATACAAAGATAAAT ATTCATGGAAAGCTCTATATATTTTGTTTGCTCTGTGAAGCTTATGTCAGGTGGTTGCAACTACAGGATTCAAGCCAAAATGTAGATCCTGATGACTTAATAAGATATGCCAAGGAATGGGATTTTTATCGAATGTTTGGTATAGCTTCTTTAG aACAAACTTCATTTTTGGTTGGCATTTTTATTACCTTGTGGTGGATGAGACCTGAGCTGCTGAAAACAAAGTCTGAATTCATTTTACTTCTCAAAGCACTGCTGTTGTCCAGCTATGGAAAGCTTTTGCTAATTCCAGCTGTAATTTGGGAACATGACTACACACCTTTGTGCCTTGCATTTATAAAAGTGTTTGTCTTGATATCAAACTCTCAGGCAATTAGAG ttacATTGAACTTGAACCGCATGTTCCCTTGGTTGGCCATCTTCTTTGGattatttttggaaaatggTGTGGTCTGCTTGTTCCAGAAGATGGGATTGGATGTTTGA
- the FAM89A gene encoding protein FAM89A: protein MSGPGLPGPGGGAGLPPLPKSLSGLLNSSSSGGGGQGGRWRDLERLYAQKSRIQDELSGGGRGSPRPPKPPNLDAALALLRKEMVGLRQLDMSLLCQLYSLYESIQEYKGACQADSNADCTYALENGFFDEEEEYF, encoded by the exons ATGagcgggccggggctgccggggcccggcggcggcgcggggctgccGCCGCTGCCCAAGAGCCTGAGCGGGCTCCtcaactcctcctcctccggcGGCGGCGGCCAGGGCGGGCGCTGGCGGGACCTGGAGCGGCTCTACGCGCAGAAGTCCCGCATCCAAGACGAGCTgagcggcggcggccggggctCGCCGCGGCCGCCCAAGCCTCCCAACCTGGACGCGGCGCTGGCCCTGCTCCGCAAGGAGATG GTTGGTCTTCGGCAGCTGGATATGTCATTACTGTGTCAGCTGTACTCCCTGTATGAATCCATTCAAGAATACAAAGGTGCCTGCCAAGCTGACTCCAACGCAGACTGCACGTACGCTCTGGAAAATGGTTTTTTTGATGAAGAGGAGGAGTACTTCTAG
- the ARV1 gene encoding protein ARV1 isoform X2 yields MENQLEHPGSLPVRKNNATAKNMYCLLERKKKKSCQKPVDKYIEYDPVIILINAVLCKAQAYRHILFNTKINIHGKLYIFCLLCEAYVRWLQLQDSSQNVDPDDLIRYAKEWDFYRMFGIASLEQTSFLVGIFITLWWMRPELLKTKSEFILLLKALLLSSYGKLLLIPAVIWEHDYTPLCLAFIKVFVLISNSQAIRVTLNLNRMFPWLAIFFGLFLENGVVCLFQKMGLDV; encoded by the exons gcaacagcaaaaaacatGTACTGTCTtcttgaaaggaagaaaaag AAATCCTGCCAGAAACCTGTGGACAAATATATTGAGTATGATCCTGTTATCATATTGATTAATGCTGTTTTATGCAAAGCACAAGCATACAGGCACATTCTTTTCAATACAAAGATAAAT ATTCATGGAAAGCTCTATATATTTTGTTTGCTCTGTGAAGCTTATGTCAGGTGGTTGCAACTACAGGATTCAAGCCAAAATGTAGATCCTGATGACTTAATAAGATATGCCAAGGAATGGGATTTTTATCGAATGTTTGGTATAGCTTCTTTAG aACAAACTTCATTTTTGGTTGGCATTTTTATTACCTTGTGGTGGATGAGACCTGAGCTGCTGAAAACAAAGTCTGAATTCATTTTACTTCTCAAAGCACTGCTGTTGTCCAGCTATGGAAAGCTTTTGCTAATTCCAGCTGTAATTTGGGAACATGACTACACACCTTTGTGCCTTGCATTTATAAAAGTGTTTGTCTTGATATCAAACTCTCAGGCAATTAGAG ttacATTGAACTTGAACCGCATGTTCCCTTGGTTGGCCATCTTCTTTGGattatttttggaaaatggTGTGGTCTGCTTGTTCCAGAAGATGGGATTGGATGTTTGA